The Planococcus liqunii genome includes a region encoding these proteins:
- a CDS encoding DUF6359 domain-containing protein, producing MTKNAFSKIFLSLLLILSAVFPYMATANAAEPISVADAIANNTGSATVKGYIVGTAISGTSYDQEAPFTAATNVGLADSPDETNPAKILPVQLPTGAVRAGVNLVDNPQNFKAQVTITGTLGAYFTVPGLRSASAFTIVSAGEEPPAGPEPTAVDTLAQARTMPGELIQVEGTVTTGTGFWGGNAFYIQDETAGLYVYTANAKVATGDKVRLVGTVSSYSGELQLQPNTIEVISSNNEIPATQSITPAGVNEETQSELVELKNVSITGLAAVNNFGTFEFTAKAENGETVVIRNDNRNGLTYERFLQQYKEGDLIHVSGIASKFNETYQVKTLGTESFDLVNKPAVYADVFPGVVSQGTKITLASGWEDAAIYYTLDGSAPTAASTKYTAPITLNEDTVIKAIAIGAETSEVFTFEYTVLKTADLKIRDIQGKKHFSNYENVAVNEITGVITHFYNGANFVIQDPNADDDLATSEAIIVNRSSASSSFQVGDVVTVAGTVEEWFYKGYSDMKDNDLPLTRIRSTEVVKNGTAELPEPIMIGEDVFPPTKNIDDDRLTSFDPETDGVDFWESLELMRVGVADAQIVGPQDYGEVFVVSKSATNNEFHKLGGILIAEDDYNPERITISTGEGVIAKAGDRFAEAPVGVLGYGFGNYQIWTNENELPAIVDGGTKPEQTWIQKAEDKLTVASYNVENFSADPSHTSNEKAARVGESFVKDLNSPDVITMVEVQDNDGPIASGNSDATASYERLIASIEAAGGPTYKWTDIAPEYNKDGGEPGGNIRVGFLYNPERVTLSEGTKGTATQDVEWVNGELSLNPGRVQPIPMPGTRKPVAAQFEFQGEQVVVIGAHLNSKGGDQGLFGKNQPPFLGSVAERIELATAINGFIKEGLAQNPDLNVIVAGDMNDFEFTPALDALKGDILTNKVEDVPLDDRFSYYYQGNSQVLDHLLVTNNLAAKTELDMVHINAMFMEEHGRASDHDPLLAQITFADPIVPGEQEADPDMTGETAVLKTGEFDADGTLDISFSEGTVEDLIASGKDLLIDLPTADLTLSTENLQQLANAAGEGFTLELAVDDAPAVDGRPALTDQIDFTVTDAEGKEIGVKFTSSVTLSFDTTNVKVQFGAREDAKGKWKIIQGKLDGGTFTLSINEFGNYTVVTNKGQAKK from the coding sequence TTGACCAAAAATGCGTTCAGTAAGATTTTTCTAAGTCTTTTACTGATCTTATCCGCCGTTTTTCCATATATGGCGACAGCTAATGCCGCAGAACCAATCAGCGTGGCAGATGCAATTGCTAACAATACTGGATCCGCAACAGTGAAAGGATATATCGTCGGCACTGCCATTAGCGGTACCAGCTACGATCAAGAAGCTCCTTTTACAGCTGCTACGAATGTTGGGCTAGCGGATTCGCCGGATGAAACAAATCCAGCGAAAATCTTGCCGGTTCAATTGCCGACTGGCGCTGTCCGTGCAGGAGTGAACTTGGTGGACAACCCGCAAAACTTTAAAGCACAAGTAACGATTACAGGTACACTTGGCGCTTATTTCACAGTGCCAGGTTTACGCAGTGCATCGGCATTCACTATCGTTTCTGCGGGCGAAGAACCGCCTGCTGGACCTGAACCGACAGCAGTCGATACACTGGCCCAAGCACGCACAATGCCGGGTGAATTGATCCAAGTGGAAGGTACCGTAACGACCGGAACCGGTTTCTGGGGCGGCAACGCATTCTATATCCAGGACGAGACTGCCGGGCTTTATGTTTATACAGCAAATGCAAAGGTAGCAACGGGCGACAAAGTCCGCTTAGTTGGTACCGTATCCTCGTATTCGGGTGAACTTCAATTACAGCCCAATACTATAGAAGTAATTTCTTCAAACAACGAAATTCCAGCGACGCAATCTATCACGCCAGCTGGTGTCAATGAAGAAACGCAAAGCGAATTGGTTGAACTGAAAAATGTCTCCATCACAGGCCTTGCCGCAGTAAACAACTTCGGCACTTTCGAATTTACAGCGAAAGCTGAGAACGGCGAAACCGTCGTCATCCGCAACGATAACCGCAATGGATTGACATATGAGCGCTTTCTTCAGCAATACAAAGAAGGCGATTTGATCCACGTTTCGGGGATCGCTTCGAAATTCAACGAAACCTATCAAGTGAAAACGCTGGGCACTGAAAGCTTTGACTTGGTCAACAAGCCGGCTGTCTATGCAGATGTCTTCCCGGGTGTCGTTTCCCAAGGGACAAAAATCACTTTGGCATCAGGCTGGGAAGATGCAGCCATTTACTACACGCTTGACGGCTCAGCACCAACAGCTGCAAGTACAAAATACACAGCACCGATTACGTTAAACGAAGACACGGTGATCAAAGCCATCGCAATTGGCGCTGAAACGTCAGAAGTCTTCACATTTGAATACACCGTCCTGAAAACAGCGGACCTGAAAATCCGTGATATTCAAGGCAAAAAACATTTCTCGAACTACGAAAATGTCGCGGTGAATGAAATTACGGGCGTCATCACACATTTCTACAACGGCGCAAACTTTGTGATTCAAGATCCCAATGCAGACGATGACTTGGCCACTTCAGAAGCCATTATCGTCAACCGCTCAAGTGCGAGCAGTTCTTTCCAAGTGGGCGACGTGGTAACAGTTGCCGGTACAGTGGAAGAATGGTTCTATAAAGGCTATTCCGACATGAAAGACAACGACCTGCCGCTTACACGCATCCGCTCAACGGAAGTCGTGAAAAACGGTACGGCCGAACTTCCTGAACCAATCATGATCGGCGAAGATGTTTTTCCTCCAACAAAGAACATTGATGACGATCGATTGACTTCGTTCGATCCGGAAACAGACGGTGTTGATTTCTGGGAATCGCTTGAATTGATGCGCGTTGGCGTCGCTGATGCCCAAATCGTCGGGCCGCAAGATTACGGCGAAGTGTTCGTCGTATCGAAAAGCGCGACAAACAACGAGTTCCATAAACTGGGTGGCATCTTGATCGCTGAAGATGATTACAACCCGGAACGCATTACCATTTCAACAGGTGAAGGCGTCATCGCGAAAGCGGGCGACCGATTCGCTGAAGCGCCAGTCGGTGTTCTTGGTTATGGCTTCGGCAACTACCAAATTTGGACAAACGAAAACGAACTGCCGGCAATTGTTGACGGCGGCACTAAACCAGAACAGACTTGGATTCAAAAAGCAGAAGACAAATTGACGGTTGCTTCTTACAATGTTGAGAACTTCTCTGCAGACCCGAGCCACACAAGCAATGAAAAAGCGGCACGTGTAGGTGAATCATTTGTTAAAGACTTAAACTCACCGGACGTCATCACAATGGTCGAAGTGCAAGACAACGATGGCCCAATTGCATCTGGCAACTCTGATGCAACAGCAAGCTATGAGCGGCTTATTGCTTCAATCGAAGCAGCAGGCGGACCGACTTACAAATGGACGGACATTGCGCCAGAGTACAACAAAGATGGAGGAGAGCCAGGCGGGAACATCCGTGTCGGTTTCCTTTATAACCCGGAACGCGTCACACTTTCTGAAGGCACTAAAGGAACGGCGACACAGGACGTAGAATGGGTAAACGGCGAATTGTCGCTGAACCCGGGACGCGTACAGCCGATTCCAATGCCAGGTACACGCAAACCCGTAGCGGCGCAATTTGAATTCCAAGGCGAGCAGGTTGTTGTAATCGGCGCCCATTTGAACTCCAAAGGCGGAGACCAGGGCTTGTTTGGCAAGAACCAGCCGCCATTCCTTGGTTCAGTGGCAGAACGAATTGAACTGGCTACAGCGATCAACGGTTTTATCAAAGAAGGGCTTGCACAAAACCCTGACTTGAACGTCATCGTTGCGGGCGACATGAACGATTTCGAATTCACACCGGCTCTTGATGCATTAAAAGGTGACATCCTGACGAATAAAGTCGAAGATGTGCCGTTAGACGATCGTTTCTCTTACTACTACCAAGGGAACTCGCAAGTGCTTGACCATTTGCTCGTAACCAACAACTTGGCAGCCAAAACAGAGCTGGATATGGTCCACATCAATGCGATGTTCATGGAAGAACATGGCCGTGCATCTGACCACGATCCGCTCTTGGCACAAATCACATTCGCTGATCCAATTGTACCGGGTGAGCAAGAAGCTGATCCGGATATGACAGGCGAAACGGCTGTCCTTAAGACAGGAGAATTTGATGCAGATGGAACGCTGGATATCAGTTTCTCTGAAGGAACAGTAGAGGACCTCATTGCAAGCGGCAAAGATCTGTTGATTGATTTGCCGACTGCAGACTTGACGCTTTCGACTGAGAACCTGCAGCAGCTTGCTAACGCGGCTGGCGAAGGATTCACTTTGGAGCTTGCAGTGGATGACGCACCAGCAGTAGACGGCCGTCCGGCACTGACAGACCAGATTGACTTCACAGTTACAGACGCTGAAGGCAAAGAAATTGGGGTAAAATTCACTTCAAGCGTCACTTTGAGCTTTGACACAACTAACGTTAAAGTACAATTCGGCGCACGCGAAGATGCCAAAGGCAAATGGAAAATCATCCAAGGAAAACTGGATGGCGGAACATTCACGCTTAGCATCAACGAGTTCGGCAATTACACGGTTGTGACGAACAAAGGACAAGCGAAAAAGTAA
- a CDS encoding endonuclease, which yields MAKKKWSKPMKVLLSIGMAAGLWLPTGATTAEAATTASDLFISEYIEGSSMNKAIELYNGTGAAVNLSSYSLSLYSNGSTSPQSKVNLAGTLANGETFVVYHGSAGTAIKAQGDLRSDSVINFNGDDALVLEKSGAAIDSIGQTGKLVNNLADVTLVRNADVTSGDRVTNDAFTPTTQWTKYPADTFSKLGAHVINGSVTSPNGAPTATKAFANEQVQAGATLQYDMRNYFADPEGQALSFTATKGTISGSTLTLKLAEGTHIVGVTASDGSQSITRSFSVTVTAADPSVEGYYATAAGLQGAALKAELHEIIDDHKQLSYSAVWDALKVTDEDPNNPNNVILLYTGESRSKSLNGGSVGNWNREHTWAKSHGDFGTANGAGTDIHHVRPSDVQINGLRGNLDFDNGGSTVSGCTGCLRTSTSWEPPNNVKGDVARMLLYMAVRYEPGDPVDLELNNVLNNGTAPYHGKLSVLLQWHAQDPVSAWEKQRNEKIEDFQGNRNPFIDHPEWAESIW from the coding sequence ATGGCGAAGAAAAAATGGAGCAAACCTATGAAAGTCCTGTTATCAATCGGAATGGCGGCAGGCCTCTGGCTGCCGACGGGTGCAACAACTGCCGAAGCGGCAACCACCGCAAGCGATCTCTTCATTTCCGAATACATTGAAGGCAGCAGCATGAACAAAGCAATCGAGCTTTATAACGGTACAGGAGCAGCTGTGAATTTGAGTTCCTATTCGCTGTCTTTGTATTCAAACGGCAGCACTTCTCCCCAAAGTAAAGTGAATCTGGCAGGCACACTCGCAAACGGCGAAACCTTTGTCGTTTACCACGGCAGCGCAGGAACAGCCATCAAAGCCCAAGGCGATTTGCGGAGCGACAGCGTCATCAATTTCAACGGCGACGATGCTTTGGTGCTGGAGAAATCCGGTGCGGCCATTGATTCCATTGGCCAGACAGGCAAGCTTGTCAACAATCTGGCGGACGTTACGTTGGTGCGGAATGCGGATGTGACTTCAGGCGACCGCGTCACCAATGATGCGTTCACACCAACGACCCAGTGGACAAAATATCCGGCCGATACGTTTAGTAAACTCGGTGCCCACGTAATAAACGGCAGTGTAACTTCGCCGAATGGAGCACCTACTGCTACAAAGGCATTCGCCAATGAACAAGTGCAAGCCGGTGCAACACTTCAATACGATATGCGCAATTATTTCGCAGATCCGGAAGGGCAGGCACTTTCCTTTACCGCAACGAAAGGAACAATCTCCGGTTCTACACTGACATTGAAACTTGCTGAAGGCACGCACATTGTCGGCGTGACGGCAAGCGACGGCAGCCAAAGCATCACCCGCTCCTTCTCCGTCACAGTCACGGCGGCAGATCCGAGTGTGGAAGGCTATTACGCGACAGCAGCTGGGCTGCAAGGCGCGGCGTTAAAAGCGGAACTGCACGAAATCATCGACGACCACAAGCAGCTTAGCTATTCAGCCGTATGGGATGCACTAAAAGTGACCGATGAAGACCCGAACAATCCGAATAACGTCATTTTGCTTTACACCGGCGAATCACGTTCGAAATCATTGAATGGCGGCAGTGTCGGCAACTGGAACCGCGAGCACACATGGGCGAAGTCGCACGGCGATTTCGGAACAGCCAACGGGGCTGGAACCGATATCCATCATGTTCGTCCGAGCGATGTGCAAATCAACGGTCTGCGCGGCAACCTCGACTTTGATAACGGCGGCAGCACGGTGAGCGGATGCACCGGCTGTCTCCGGACCTCCACTTCATGGGAACCGCCGAACAACGTGAAAGGCGACGTTGCTCGTATGCTTCTGTACATGGCAGTGCGCTATGAGCCGGGCGACCCGGTGGATTTGGAATTGAATAATGTATTGAACAACGGAACAGCGCCGTACCACGGCAAATTGTCCGTATTGCTTCAATGGCATGCACAAGATCCGGTCAGCGCTTGGGAAAAGCAGCGCAATGAAAAAATTGAAGATTTCCAAGGAAACCGGAATCCATTCATTGATCATCCAGAATGGGCAGAATCCATTTGGTAA
- a CDS encoding excalibur calcium-binding domain-containing protein, with protein sequence MSLMVALSFTVSAAPMPADAAGTKAKTYKNCTEINKVYAGGIARSSKVKNKGGKTKYKPFVSQALYDANKKSDRDKDLIACER encoded by the coding sequence ATGTCATTGATGGTAGCGCTTAGTTTCACGGTTAGCGCAGCACCAATGCCAGCAGATGCTGCAGGAACAAAAGCGAAGACGTACAAAAACTGCACAGAGATCAACAAGGTTTATGCAGGGGGCATTGCCCGCTCTTCAAAAGTGAAGAACAAAGGCGGAAAAACGAAGTACAAACCATTTGTTTCCCAAGCGTTATATGATGCCAATAAGAAAAGCGACCGCGACAAAGATTTGATTGCCTGCGAACGTTAA
- a CDS encoding S-layer homology domain-containing protein, producing MAHQSKSYKKFVATAATATIVASAVVPAAFAAEVKPAAFTDVPSSYAPAIDFVVKNSFSKGLTPTQYGIADSIKRGDAAVIIANAAGLNDKDAPASGFRDVPNRAALAINSLKAAGVVNGKSATNFGFADSITRGEAAIMLQKAFDLKGGDTKVPFSDVSDRYKDAVAALMANDVTNGISATQFGTQNPIKRGDFAKFIYALEPFIEVPGVEPSQIGITFGKGSLVADGTDTTTVTLTIKDPKTGAVATDADNIVLELSSSHGSLNNGNTARVIVQDGVATATLQSDFHQEDATAVVTAKLVEAAPDSKWHDQIGNVYAEKAITFKAVKSDSAVDPVLRSVDTDEADRVTLVFDKAVSPATFVETINGRFAVDAQGNAILRDDAQIEITSDFSNGDTHNIRGIQAVKGNPNAVEVILAADDTLTASSRVSVEAGFTGDYDGAGYETTTKSFTFTDALKPEATSVTVADRNTLVLNFSEPVLDEGANITINGGKVPVSAITAGEFNQNTGDKRHQITVDSSVFFPAGDHSVQISGVTDYAGNVIASDSLDFSLPTYDARPNATIKVESPEQFRVNFTDPVTGFDADELSFEIFIEENDATTATEGEWVEIGAEYFDRTTIVTGSEYVYELNTDLSRIFEGSDEEYVNYSNYEFRAVINADTVTSSVNGLNNSEQIIGLNYQGSPLNEMDSVSPKLVGTPYEYINEAGDNEGFVVSFDEPVKAPGFDNEDTPSVEQGEALPNLIVEFQGTDAEGKKVTIAGEVAGYFPDDVRDLTAPYRSLNDTSADNELLVRATQDLQDLVDEDGYGSDWTLVVRNVTDDVGNAALSLSKKFEVKATPVDFEVETVDFYLNGEEEDEVVIDFTDAVRFTGNETNALRAQNYTLNGAALPQNSTVALGDDDEIEITLPDGTLLEASNTLTISKSVTSANGTVLTGQNEFVSAPSDLN from the coding sequence ATGGCTCATCAATCTAAATCTTACAAAAAATTCGTTGCAACTGCAGCGACTGCTACTATAGTAGCAAGTGCAGTAGTTCCTGCGGCCTTCGCAGCGGAAGTTAAACCAGCTGCATTTACAGACGTTCCGTCTTCATATGCTCCGGCAATTGATTTCGTAGTAAAAAACAGCTTCTCTAAAGGATTGACACCAACTCAATATGGAATTGCTGATTCAATTAAACGTGGAGACGCTGCTGTAATCATTGCAAACGCTGCTGGTCTTAACGATAAAGATGCTCCAGCGTCAGGCTTCCGTGATGTTCCTAACCGTGCAGCTCTAGCGATCAACTCTTTGAAAGCTGCTGGCGTAGTTAACGGTAAATCAGCTACTAACTTCGGTTTTGCTGATTCAATCACTCGTGGTGAAGCTGCAATCATGCTTCAAAAAGCTTTCGACCTTAAAGGCGGAGACACGAAAGTTCCTTTCTCTGACGTAAGCGATCGCTACAAAGACGCTGTTGCTGCTTTGATGGCTAACGATGTAACTAACGGTATTTCTGCTACTCAGTTCGGTACTCAAAACCCGATCAAACGTGGAGACTTCGCTAAATTCATCTACGCTTTAGAGCCATTCATTGAAGTTCCAGGAGTTGAACCTAGCCAAATCGGTATCACATTCGGTAAAGGTTCTCTAGTTGCTGATGGAACTGACACTACTACAGTTACATTGACAATCAAAGACCCTAAAACTGGCGCTGTAGCAACTGATGCTGACAATATCGTTCTTGAACTTTCTTCTTCACACGGTTCATTGAACAACGGCAACACAGCTCGTGTTATCGTACAAGACGGCGTAGCAACAGCTACATTGCAGTCTGACTTCCACCAAGAAGATGCTACTGCAGTCGTTACTGCTAAATTGGTAGAAGCTGCTCCAGATTCTAAATGGCACGATCAAATCGGCAATGTATACGCTGAGAAAGCAATCACGTTCAAAGCAGTTAAATCTGACTCTGCAGTTGACCCAGTTCTTCGCAGCGTAGATACTGACGAAGCTGATCGCGTTACTCTTGTGTTCGATAAAGCTGTTAGCCCAGCTACTTTCGTTGAAACGATCAATGGCCGTTTCGCTGTTGACGCTCAAGGAAATGCAATCTTGCGTGACGACGCTCAAATTGAAATCACTTCTGATTTCTCTAACGGCGATACTCACAACATCCGTGGAATCCAAGCAGTTAAAGGCAATCCAAATGCTGTAGAAGTTATTCTTGCTGCTGACGATACATTGACTGCATCTAGCCGCGTTTCAGTTGAAGCTGGTTTCACTGGCGACTACGATGGTGCTGGCTATGAAACTACAACAAAATCATTCACATTTACAGATGCTCTTAAGCCAGAAGCTACTTCAGTGACAGTTGCAGACCGCAACACACTAGTTCTAAACTTCTCTGAGCCTGTACTTGACGAAGGCGCAAACATCACAATCAACGGCGGGAAAGTTCCTGTAAGTGCTATTACTGCTGGCGAATTCAACCAAAACACTGGCGACAAACGTCACCAAATCACTGTAGATTCTAGCGTATTCTTCCCTGCTGGAGATCATTCAGTACAAATTTCAGGTGTAACTGATTACGCTGGTAACGTAATCGCTTCAGATTCACTTGACTTCTCACTACCAACTTACGATGCTCGTCCAAACGCGACTATCAAAGTTGAATCACCAGAACAATTCCGTGTTAACTTCACAGATCCTGTAACTGGATTTGATGCAGACGAATTATCATTTGAAATCTTCATTGAAGAAAATGATGCTACAACTGCAACTGAAGGCGAATGGGTTGAAATTGGTGCTGAATACTTCGACCGCACAACAATCGTAACGGGTTCTGAGTATGTTTACGAGTTGAACACTGACCTTTCAAGAATTTTTGAAGGCTCAGACGAAGAGTACGTTAACTACTCTAACTATGAATTCCGCGCAGTTATCAATGCTGATACAGTAACAAGTTCTGTAAACGGCCTAAACAACAGCGAACAAATTATTGGCTTGAACTACCAAGGTTCTCCATTGAATGAAATGGATAGCGTAAGCCCTAAATTGGTTGGAACTCCATACGAATATATCAACGAAGCTGGGGACAATGAAGGTTTTGTAGTATCATTCGACGAGCCAGTTAAAGCTCCAGGATTCGACAATGAAGATACTCCGTCAGTTGAGCAAGGCGAAGCACTTCCAAACTTGATCGTTGAATTCCAAGGAACAGACGCTGAAGGTAAGAAAGTTACTATCGCTGGCGAAGTTGCTGGATACTTCCCAGATGACGTTAGAGATTTAACTGCTCCTTACCGCAGCTTGAATGATACTTCTGCTGACAACGAATTGTTAGTGAGAGCTACTCAAGACTTGCAAGACCTAGTTGACGAAGACGGCTACGGTTCTGACTGGACATTAGTAGTACGTAACGTAACTGATGATGTTGGAAACGCAGCACTTTCACTTTCTAAGAAATTTGAAGTGAAAGCTACTCCAGTTGACTTCGAAGTAGAAACTGTTGACTTCTACTTGAACGGTGAAGAGGAAGATGAAGTTGTTATTGACTTCACTGATGCAGTTCGCTTCACTGGTAACGAGACAAATGCTTTAAGAGCACAAAACTATACGTTGAACGGTGCTGCTTTGCCGCAAAACTCTACAGTAGCTCTTGGCGATGACGATGAAATTGAAATCACACTTCCAGATGGTACTCTTCTAGAAGCGTCTAACACACTTACAATTTCTAAATCTGTAACGTCTGCTAATGGTACAGTACTGACAGGCCAAAACGAGTTTGTTTCTGCTCCATCTGACCTTAACTAA
- a CDS encoding O-antigen ligase family protein, producing the protein MNRNKILLAIVAFLVLQPIIDVLTTASIFLIDTSLTIGVIVRVVFMLAMIVLLLWLSKTSKISRMLTLYLVGLAALLVINVLVNMQVKDPYYIFQELKFFNKIIYFHIVFLGLMVAFRQLKDANVDVAKKTTKYIWLSGIIIGIVFVIAQITGTSLSNYSHTKTGFTGWFFAGNEIGAIMAIILPIMALYAVEKTDSVKKPWAWIPFLLLSVSMLALGTKVGYGGILIVLLSVLVGSIIMLLTKQRTATVKSNLIVSIILTAVLVVITPFTPVFGNMFAHITSLGINLGDPVERPGQEVLVEGDEGFEEQELEAEEERPEITNEQVQNLVFSSREKYAEVMSDDFSSSPLTQQLFGMGFAGNYPEPLPGKTPKMIEMDFHDWFYSFGWLGFIYLIAPLVWFAGKYLIHFIRHINTHFTYFYVLYGVAFLLAIGIAYTAGHVLTAPAVSIYIAAILAMLVVKENLITEK; encoded by the coding sequence ATGAATAGAAATAAAATTCTTTTGGCTATCGTAGCCTTTTTAGTTCTTCAGCCAATTATCGATGTCCTGACGACCGCATCGATTTTTCTGATAGATACGAGCCTGACAATTGGGGTAATCGTTCGCGTAGTATTTATGCTGGCGATGATTGTCTTATTATTATGGCTGTCAAAGACAAGTAAAATCAGCAGGATGTTGACTTTATATTTAGTGGGACTAGCTGCTTTGCTTGTCATCAATGTTTTAGTGAATATGCAAGTAAAAGATCCATATTACATTTTCCAAGAACTGAAGTTTTTCAATAAAATCATCTACTTCCACATTGTATTTTTAGGATTGATGGTAGCTTTCCGTCAATTGAAAGATGCGAATGTCGACGTTGCTAAAAAGACGACAAAGTATATCTGGCTATCCGGCATTATTATTGGAATTGTTTTTGTCATAGCGCAAATCACCGGAACAAGCCTTTCAAATTATTCTCATACCAAAACAGGCTTTACCGGCTGGTTCTTTGCTGGCAACGAAATCGGAGCCATTATGGCAATTATTTTGCCAATCATGGCATTGTATGCAGTTGAAAAAACAGATTCTGTTAAAAAACCTTGGGCATGGATCCCATTCTTATTGTTGTCGGTGAGTATGTTAGCGCTTGGCACAAAAGTAGGGTATGGCGGTATTTTGATCGTTCTTTTATCTGTATTGGTCGGAAGTATCATCATGCTGCTTACAAAACAGCGCACGGCAACTGTCAAATCTAATTTGATCGTATCGATTATTCTTACTGCCGTACTAGTTGTCATTACTCCTTTTACACCGGTATTTGGCAATATGTTTGCCCACATTACTTCACTTGGCATTAACTTGGGAGACCCCGTGGAGCGGCCGGGACAAGAAGTATTAGTAGAAGGTGATGAAGGCTTCGAAGAGCAGGAATTAGAAGCAGAAGAAGAACGCCCAGAGATTACTAATGAACAAGTGCAGAACTTGGTATTTAGCTCACGTGAAAAGTATGCTGAAGTAATGAGTGACGATTTTTCCAGTTCGCCATTAACACAACAATTATTTGGGATGGGCTTTGCAGGAAATTATCCAGAACCCTTACCTGGCAAAACACCAAAAATGATTGAAATGGATTTTCATGATTGGTTCTATTCATTCGGTTGGCTTGGATTCATTTATTTAATTGCACCTCTTGTATGGTTTGCAGGCAAATATCTGATCCACTTTATCCGCCACATTAACACACATTTCACCTACTTTTATGTATTGTATGGAGTGGCGTTCCTGCTTGCGATCGGTATCGCTTATACAGCAGGCCACGTATTGACCGCACCAGCTGTTTCCATATATATTGCCGCCATATTGGCAATGCTAGTGGTGAAAGAAAACTTGATAACTGAAAAATAA
- a CDS encoding glycosyltransferase family 4 protein codes for MYPSEAAPNYGVFVRRTEQLLLEAGHEVKRVVLSKQSSRVRKVAGYAHYVVSLFKETAAFKPDVLYVHYASQNARPVLWLKKRFPNLRVVLNVHGTDVLPQTAAQAKYQPDVAKLMAKVEHVIAPSTFYEKTVKEKYGFTGGITVFPSGGIDTNIFRPAPNMGADFRKQHSIPENAFVVGYISRIDVGKGWDTLLEASEMANIPNLHLLVAGTGAEETLFREKAKVLKKPLTKLPMLTQPQMNAAFNAMDIFCFPSFQESLGLVGIEAMATATPIIVSDIPGVKDYVTDKNSWLFSAGEADQLALRLEKAATQPLAEYQAAALKTAERFDQHIVKNKLLAVFNSTNDKKEDSLI; via the coding sequence ATGTACCCTTCAGAAGCGGCTCCAAATTATGGGGTCTTTGTCCGCAGAACTGAACAATTGCTGCTTGAAGCAGGCCATGAAGTAAAACGTGTGGTGTTGTCGAAGCAATCCTCCCGCGTCCGTAAAGTGGCAGGATATGCCCACTATGTGGTAAGCCTATTCAAGGAGACGGCAGCCTTTAAACCGGATGTATTATATGTCCACTACGCTTCTCAAAATGCACGACCGGTCCTTTGGCTAAAAAAACGTTTTCCAAATCTTCGCGTTGTCTTGAACGTACATGGGACCGATGTGTTGCCGCAAACAGCAGCACAGGCGAAATATCAGCCGGATGTGGCGAAGCTTATGGCAAAAGTAGAACACGTCATAGCACCTTCAACGTTTTACGAGAAAACGGTTAAAGAGAAGTATGGATTCACTGGAGGCATAACAGTCTTTCCTTCAGGAGGAATTGATACGAATATTTTTCGCCCGGCGCCTAACATGGGCGCAGATTTCAGAAAGCAGCACAGTATCCCGGAAAACGCGTTTGTCGTGGGCTATATCTCGCGCATTGATGTGGGCAAAGGATGGGACACCTTACTGGAAGCGAGCGAAATGGCAAATATTCCAAACTTGCATTTGCTAGTTGCCGGCACGGGAGCTGAAGAAACACTCTTCAGAGAAAAAGCAAAGGTTTTGAAAAAGCCGCTGACAAAACTTCCAATGCTGACGCAACCGCAAATGAATGCCGCTTTTAACGCAATGGATATTTTTTGTTTCCCTTCTTTTCAGGAATCCTTAGGGTTAGTAGGAATAGAAGCGATGGCAACTGCCACACCTATCATTGTTTCCGACATACCGGGTGTAAAAGACTATGTCACCGATAAAAATTCCTGGCTTTTTTCAGCCGGGGAAGCCGATCAATTGGCTTTGCGCCTGGAAAAAGCTGCAACACAACCGCTTGCGGAATATCAAGCAGCCGCTTTAAAAACGGCTGAAAGGTTCGATCAACATATAGTGAAAAACAAACTTCTCGCTGTATTCAACTCTACAAATGACAAGAAAGAGGATTCCCTAATATGA